From the Aquarana catesbeiana isolate 2022-GZ linkage group LG10, ASM4218655v1, whole genome shotgun sequence genome, the window ttcttttctcctggggtttggtttgttcttgagccctttgggaacgaaaaaaccgtttaactggctgctttttctttttgatgggaaaagacttctttttatcagcagttctatctagaaccgcatctaaatcaggtccaaaaagcaagtcacccaggaacggtatcccacacagcttgtttttggatgccgcgtcccccggccaagttttcaaccacagagcccttctggctgagttggctagggcagcagatctagctgtcattttaattgattccgctgaagcatccgatataaatgcgacagcggcagacagagttgaaaatgaatccaaaatttcttgttttggtgagtctgctgagatatgggccttaagttgctctaaccagaactccatatttctggataccactgtagttgccatagtaggtttaagatttcccatgatggattgccaagccctctttagtagctggtccatccttttatccatgggatctctcaacacccccatgtcctcgaatgccaaatctgtagacctcgagacctgggaaaacgcggcatctagtttggggtttttgttccaaaccgccgctggatcttcatcaaaagggaaacgcctttttaaggctttaggaaagaaaggctttctctctggctctgcccactctttcttaatagcttcagaaataacagagtgtactgggaaattgcgatttttgtgctcgctaagccctgcatacattttatcatgcagagataactcctttctttcctcctccagacccagtgtggtatagattgcttttaacaggccatctacctgttctaaagacaatttaaatcttgaaggtaaattttctccttcctcaccctcatcagaatcctcagattgagagggggaatgtccctctggggtaggagatgcctcagtctccatcaccgggactataagtgagccttgggaggactgtgaggtagtaggctgactcagggatgggtttgctagggaagagcgaaatgattgaatagtcgcatcaagttcctttttaactgatgcaatcaagtcgctgcaagcggaagaagcttcttctttaactagcaaatcaatacaagcttgacataacgtcttcttccatccttcaggtagcttggatttacatgaaggacattttctttttgccactggatcagagctcttggcctgccatgagacaaaagaagaaaccatcccagtgagacaacctgtcctatacccaaggatgctcaccacaggtgcacagtaagagctaactgctttatgtgcccagacaggcccctgccaccggggggggggggatagagagagagagagagaccccacagtacagggaagacagtatacaactgcaccttacctgggccttgctggtgcctgtgcctgtcccactcgctgccgccatcgattccatcgaggagcgcttgctgtgtttgtgtggctaaacgccggttccggactccaatagcgccagtgcgccggaccagaaccgctaaataagcaccagccccgttcctcccctttccctctgcgatttccggcggaaatgacgccgcacgcctgttccgtgggcgccgccccctccggatgcctcacttccggcggatggagccccgctgccatccccaatatggcggcggtgcaatgagcaacaggcggtggacctgagaaaaaaatatagtaaacggccaccgcctgtcttgccgccgcctaggagcgatgcccacgacagtcggactcaccctgagcccatatgaagagggagagggagcccagccagcagcacttcacctcagctgtggaatgggaggaacagctctcatgaggtaaaaggtgtttgatgaaaaaaaccaggaaacctgagctcccaggacagcacctgagagccctgacttccccacgaagtgttccctccggaggaaacacaaaaactgacaatgtgtggaaaggagcctccttttaaagtttggtggaagaggtgtttcctgttggcaaggggaggagtcactctctcaagtgctgtcctgaaagacgataagggaaaaaaagtatcacggacagaactcaattttttgtcacaattgcactaatacggctacaatcacatcaagtatccATAGTATAGAAATATTTTTTTGGGCAAGACACGTGTTGGGTCAGTCAGACTGAAGTAAGCAAAACCAAAAAACTGAGTAgacaaggagagaaaaaaaaaaaaaaaaaaaaaaaaacaacaccacacaAACACCTTCAGtttgagatttccttttacttgtTCTGAAGAAAATGAGAAGAAATCTCTAAAAGCGATTGAGCTTTCCTtctaaatgccgcgtacacacgagcggacttctcgtcggactgaactccgaaggactttaaCGGAgtccaacaaaacggacttgcctacacacgatcccaaagtccgactgattcgaatgtgatgacgtacaccggactagaataaggaagttgatagccagtagccaatcgctgccctagtgtcgtttttggtccgtcggaatagcatacagaagaACGGATTTTTCAATAGTACTGGAGTCCGTcagaaacatgttctatttctaaagtctgtcagaaaaggtcagatgaagcccacacacgatcgaattgtccgccagattcgTTCTGTCAGACCTtcgctgtcgaaaagtccggttatgtgtacgcggcattagaatggtcATAGAAACAGgggtccccattggaggatttccctcacttctagtgagaactgtaaaaaaaaaaaaaaaaaaaaaaagttttcaatgtAAACAGGATACCCATTTTAAAGTTACGAGTTCCAGTATTAGTTGTGTATATCCTTTGTATTCCTGTCACCCTAAGGAAGGCAGTCTTAGGCCTCAAaccggcatatatatatatatatatatatataaaaaaaaaaaaaaaaaaaaaaaaaaacaccacagccTGTTTCTTTTGGGTGCACTGTGATTATTTTGTCTGTCTTTCAGACAATGTGATATTCCTCCTCATTCTCTTGGATTTGGCAACAGCTCTACCAGAGTCCTCTTCATGTCACACCAATGGACATTGAGTGCAAAAGGAAAGTTACTGGACTAATTCCATACTTTTGGATCCCACCAAAGCTTTTGGGCACCAATGAAGGGGGTCTGTGCCCGAGCCCCTGAAAACGCATTAGCCATTTCGGGTCACTTTAGTACAAACTAGTGAGAAACATTGATGCCCGTCTTCCTTTTCCCACCAGAGTCCTCAGCTTTGTGGTGGCCTGTTGTGCAGGGGGTGCCCCATATCTAcagaatggttaaaaaaaaaaaaaaaaaaaaaaaagcgctaataaatgtaataaaaatcgtAATAAATGTGCCAAATAAAATGATAGACTCacaagtccatatacaaaaaacatCCATCTGCAAACAAAAATGAACCTCTGGTGATAAGTGATGTGGAAATAACTGGAAAATAAATGTCCAAACACAATGAGCCAACACCAAATGTAGAAAAACCAAGAGCGGTGGAAATGGGAATACGACGACTGTCCGTAGAGGCAACCTCAAATGGAGAAACCATCAACAATTAAATGCCATATGGATgctcttaccggaactggtggactccAATGTCAGCAACAGGGTCATGTAGGCAGATGTACGGATATCTGGATGGTTCAGACCTCATGGATGGGATCCAAGGAAACCGAAAGGTGACCTCCAATCCAAGGACTGTCAGGGTAGGATTTTGATGGTAGCTTCACCAGGGAGAGACATATCTGCTCACATCCAGAagatatgtggaaaaaaataatggCTTCCACATAGTGCCGGTAAAAGgaggtatttttatttctaaaaaccgacCACAAATAAAATGAGGGCAATGTGAAGAGCAATGAAACAGTCCATATCTACACACCGGACACATcgattccaattttttttaaagtacatgattagagccaggAGGCGCTAATAGGCTTCGAgaaggtgggctcagggcacaaagCACTGCACCCCGAGTACACCCAcgtgtgtgacaatagcaaaattTGCTTTCATCTCCCTcattctcctggccaatcaggaggcCCCCCCGGAGCAGGGAGTCCTAGGACTCGCTGGCCAATCATGTTTCAAGACACCCCACACAACCAAACACCAGCACTGCTCAGCTACCCAAAATAAAGCCAGCGAGCTCAACAAAATGAAAGTCTGTTCTAATACTTGACCAGAGTACAAGAGTAACCAGGACCTCGTAACCATACCCAAGAAGAGCCTGACCCAAGTCACTGCACTTCATAGGGTGCCACAGATTACCTGAAAATGTTAGCTGATGAGTGGATTTGCCACCATTGGTTTTAATCTGCAGAGTCACCGAATAATACATAACTGTTCAGTCACAAGATTTAGTCCTAGGTCCGCAACTTGACAACCACAAGAGTCGAGATAAAATATGCACAAattttatattatacacacacacacacacacacacacacacacacacactctgtattTTATCTTAACATCTCATATGGCCTCCTAAATCAGGCTGTCAAGTCCCAGTAGTTACCACCTTTTCCTCAAGTCAAACCCGAAGACTTCAGtgtcgcacagcaatttttttcatagtatgcatagatgttgctattaaCCCAGACActtgattccaaacccaaactgtccaggtgaatcccgaacaggtggcaaccctacttaccAGGAGGATAATTCTAGTGAGCCATGGCTTCTGGTTCATATAATATGCCATCAGATCACCAAGAGATATCCAGTTTGCCTTCAATCATGCAGGCTGGATGGTGACAATGAGGATTGCAGCTGTATTTTAACATATTGGTACTTTGAGCGGTATAAAAATTCCAGACAGAAGTTCCATTAAAGCTAGACCTCAATACACTAGCTGCTGCATCACATACAATTTCTGTAGTCTGGGCACAGATGCGGTTTTACGAGCAGTAAGCCAAGTCTCCCCTCACCTCTCTAGCTGCAGGTACTTTGAGGTAATGCCATCTTCAAAAGAAGTAGCTTTTACCACCTGGTCTTTACCTTAAAAGACTGGCAAAACCCCACTTTAACATTTAGGATAGATTACTAGGATCTAATGGAAATTCCTACTCTTCTGGATATCGTAATCCACAGTTACAGCAGAAGAACACGCAAGAAATTGCAATAGCTTTGCTTAAAAGCCATGGAATGTAGCCAAGCTGGAGTTGACAGTCTTACATATCCAGTTTAATTGAAAGTTTTAACCCCAAAAACAAAGATCTTTCCCCATCATGGTCCTAAAAACAAGAACTTATGCAGTCAATCTGTCCGAAACCCAAATTTGAAGTCATCAAGCAATAACGCAAACTCCCTCCCGGCATGCTGCAATGCACCAAAAAGCCACTCGAGGCCTGTATtgtttaaaaaggttttattatacaTGAAATTTAAATAGCAAAATtaagacaaaaacaaaacacaaacattcTGTTCATTGACTTGCAGGAGCATGGACAGTAGAATTAGGATGCTCTCCAGCCAAGATGTTCTTCATGGCGCTCTCAACCTCTCGCTTTGTGATGGTCCTTCTCTTGTTGTACAGGCTAAGTCTAGCAGCTTCAGAAGCCACGGAACTCATTAGGTCCTTTGAGATATGGATGCTCTGCTCCTGACCACTCTGAAAAGACAAAAATTAACTGTTGGACTAAAGACCACATAGATCTTCTGCTCCTGACAAAGGTCACCCAATCAATGTTCACAAGTAAAATAAAGGTTCTCAATCACATTTACATTAAAATGTCACTTAATGCTACtagggctccaaaaaaaaaaaaaaaaaaaaaaaatcttgactacGGGAGGACAGACCATCCCATCACCAGGAATTGATACATTGGGTGCCTTTTACAACAAAGAGTTCACCTTTGCACAGAACTTTGACCTTTACTGGTATATTGGATGTCCCATTTGCTTACAAGCTTTTAGTGCTACCTAGGTTACATCAAAATATATAAAATGGGCAAGGGGTGCACCAATACTTCAAAATTGGTTTTAGTGGCCACCTGTTACCATTCGTTCAGATCTACAGATACCGAAGGCAAGATCTCTGCACTAGAGCCCCTCAAAGACTGGGATTTTTAGTGTTATGAAAGTCAGCAAGAATGCATCTTACCTGGTCAGATCTTATACAAATCCATTTACAGTTTATCATGCAAGATTGCAGTCAAGACTCAAAGTGGCTTGCAACAAGATAGAATGCAAGTAAATCTCTAAACTGATCACCTCAGATGTGAACCATGTTCTAGTCCAAATCCATCTGAGGGGTGCAATGAAAAGCCCAGATTTCTTGCTACCATTGGAAGGACATGATGATATTTATGGTTATGTTGGGAGCCATTAGATAAAACTGCCCATTGAAGAAATCTCAGTATGCTGGTACAATGTCAACTATACCAGCCATCTTACAATAGGAGGAACTTGAGGTCCACAAGTCTGTCACCTCACCAAGATACAAGCCAAGTCATCACAGCCTGCCAGGGACTTCAGAGTCAACATATTTGTGAACCACGAGATCTGGGGGGATTACAAATAATTAATGCTGTTAATTAGTCACAACAGATCAAGGTAAACCCAGCACACtaaactaaacaaacaaaaaaaaaccctcaggAAAAATTGGAAAAAGTCAAACATCCCTTGAGCACTTTGGGTGATATCTACAGACGGTGAAGATGTTCTACTGTCATACACAGCACTTCAACTACCAAGATTTGGTCACAAGAGCCATcacttttatggacttttctttcacatacatgaaCTTTCATCTCACCTTGATATATGCCTATTATGTACCTCTTATGATTCAGTTATCTGTGGTCCAAATAGGTTTCGTATGTCAAAGATCACCACGTTATATCCATTGTTTGGTTGTTCACAATTGGTGTCATCACTATAGCACATATATAGGCATTCTATTCATGGTCATATATCATCCTAGTACACTTAAAGGAATTGTTCCTGGGTTTACTCattggatttgtgtttttttagtttaATCCAACTAGGTAGGCTGGTGTGTTTGAATGTTCCCATTTTTTCATGAAATTTTTTAAATCCAATTTAATGGTCCACCATTATCGCTTCCCACTTATCTCTTCCAATCACTAGTGATTTATCATTTAGTTTTTGGGATCAGCAGAGAGAGATTTATATAGATAAATTTTTGTGTGTGtggcatgggatttttttttttactaccattGAAGCCCAGCACACAAGTCATTTATCCCTTCTGCATGAAACGGTCACAGAAATGTAGGAAACCAAGTCAAGGGGAATATAATAAAACACATACCCCACGACATCAAGCAAAGATACTGAATTATAATTAGGAGCTAGTTAGGAAGTCTGAGGTCACCATGTCTTAGCTAAACCATCCCATCTGAACACCAAATGGTCCACCTGGATCTTCAGTTTGTCTGTTCAGTGGAGCTCCTACCTGTTTTATTACCCTGTAGATATAACTGGAGTATTTTGCCCTGATGTTTCTTCCCATGGTCCTTTGAAGTGTCTTCTTGCTCATAGACTCCTTCACATTAACAGGAGAGGACTCCATTCTGGAATTTGTAATGATCTGGTGAGGAGATTATAATAATGAATGAGGCATTGATTGAATATTGGTACAGTATAACAAAACCCGCACTTCTGCACTTGCTTCTTGGATCAGAAAGCCGACCACCACACTGGCATTTGCCATCTGATCTCCAAATCTCAGTACATTGGGTGAACATTTAACCTCCTCAGGACTTTGTATTGTCAACTGCACCCATCAGGTGATAGACAGGAGCTTTGTGCCAACCAGGATGACTGCCCAGATGGCCCAACTTATAGTTTTAAGTCCGCAAGAAAAGTCTGTCCCCTGCTAGCATGGTGCAGGGAAGGACCTTTGCCCACTGTGTAAAGTACGACATAAAGCTCAGACGTCAGATTGTGCTTCAATGATTCAAGAgacctagttaaaaaaaaaaaaaaaaaaatttaaggcacTCCATAAGTTACCTTTCTTCTGAAAGAAACTAGTGCTAAAAAAACCTAAAGGCTTGTAAATACAGGGTCACATGACTGCAATACTTTTAGATGAAAGTCCCAGGCATAAAACAGGTGTTGTGTAAACCTGATAAGGGAGCATCCTTGAAGTCCATTGATCTTCCTGTtctcaggaactacttttgggtgCGGCACTGCATCGATCCGGACAGTGCCATTTCCAGCAGTAGGATTCGATTATCTGAcatgccaaattggcccaatgtgaacgtgagcTCAAGACTAGTCCAAACATGCTCCTCCCATTGTGGAGGGAGTAGGGCAGCCTTTCAACAACCTCTTGAAACAACTTCCCAATCATTAACTGCACATTGGCACATGGGCATGGTCAGTAAATCAATTGGTATGTTCTCCCTTCTGTTGCTCAGGTGAAAACTCCTAGATGGATTGTTCAGTGGAGATGGGATAGGACCACCATAAGTTTGCCCCCACCCTATAAAATTTGGTAGTTATGGGAGAAGGAGCCCCTTAgtctggtggtcagtggaaaatgcTCCTTgtgttgatggtcagtggaaagactaCTCTTCATACAAGGTTTGGGGCATCAATTACACATCTGAGAAAAATTGCTCAAGAACCCCCTAGAATAGTGGTCtgaggggctggatgtggccctttgcgcATTATTCCACCAAACACCAATGGAGTACCATTCCTACTACAGATCCCataattggggcactattcctccaattaaaaccaatgatgggacattgatgtcagggcattttctactcccacaggatacagtctggcccccctaaagcctgaaggacagtttGCAGACCTctgccctagagcaggggtaggcaacctcagccctccagctgtggtgaaactacaaatcccatcatgcctctagggGGTCATGCAAGGTCTTATGgactttcaaaacagctggagggctgaggctGCCTACCCCCTGCCCTAGAGGAGCCCTGGTTAAGAAAGGCTATGATGgggaacacctgtcagtttgtcACCATCTGTCCCATTTAAGAGGagatctccctttacttcctgtctgtccTATAGAGACAACAGAAAGTAAGTTTCCCCAAACATGATAAACCTCTTAGAAAGTTACCACTGCAACAAACATCCTCATTGAAAGATTCTCtgcccctcttctctcccccccccccccccccattttctggtGGAAACTTAAATACAATTCAATTGTATCTACCCAGTGATTAGAGATACTGCAACAAACACCCGATGGTCTGCTAACCCCTCACCACTAAAAAGTTTGGCCTTTAGATATACCTTTAAAGCACTTGCACACAGGTTTCAGCTTGTATAAGCATTGTGTATAGAAAAGATTTAACAAATTGTTTTCAAATCAGGCCAACTCCACCCTTTGGACCAGGTTACAACATATTTAGGGCTTAACATGCTGcaaattggacccccccccccccccccccaatccacacaGTTGCATTCAAAGTtttgtgaactacaagtcccatctaccaCAACAGGCAACTTGTAGGTTTCAATAAAACAAGTGCTGCAAATACTGTACTTGCAGAAAAGTCTACATGAGCCACGAGGTGCTGACCCACGAGCGGAGGGGCTGAGCCTGTGATCCACCGGTTGTGGTTGCAGTGCTTTGCAAATAATTTTGTAAAAAGTTGGACATTTAACAAATCTTAATAGGAATTCTGTCACTTTTAAGCAATTTGAAGGATTTAGCACTAGAAACTTGCTGAAATCCTGCGTGCttgtttagggcccattcacactagcttTGCTTTCTAAAGAGCAATCTACATTCAGAAGTTCTTCTCAGAGCATTTGACAGGCTGTGAGGAGACGCACCATTTCACTGTcctctttaacccccccccccccccgaactctgtACCAGCATGCCATGATTGCagagcagcccattcacttgaataggtcgcATTCAGCAAGCAGTAGCGCCCATGGAAAGCAGTCAGGGGGTTTAATTCCTGATGTGacatgtgtacccccccccccccccccccagccactgcAGCAAAAAGCACAGCCAAAAACGCAGAGGAGTTCTACCACCCGCTACTGTAGAGGAACAACCAGCTCACACGGTGCGGAAAAGTGCACTCCCCTTGTCATCTGCAGTGACTATCAGTGCTATGTgaacgacaccccaaatgcagagaGTTGGCCTGCACCACATCGCAGGGTACAAAAactaccatgcaatctggttgcagtgAGATTTgaatgggagaaaaaaaataaataaaataatcgcaCTGTACAAGTATCAGTTGCAGGTTCCTGTGCAATTCCTTGTGTAAACctaggcttgggggggggggatgggtaacAGCCAACACTTTCATTAAAAGCTGTGTTGAGTGGCGCTTTAAACCACTACAACTAAGATGGCTAAAAAGCATTGCAAAAGGCTTGATGGACACACCCAGGGTCAGGACAAGCTCATCTAGAGCCCAGGACAAAAACCATGCCAAGCTGCGCCCCTCAAGATGTAGGAACATAAATTCtctagtacaaatccacccccttaCAGCACAAATAtcttttttaccacccccaaaaatCACAAACGCCCCTCCCCAACATTCACCTCTTCCAGCACattctctacccctcaaatttcccctctgagtagtgccagtgcccagggcagccgtccctcatGCCCACCCCGTACACACCTTATATAAAGCCAAAGCCCCCCCCACCATGTACAAGGCCTATAGAAACAATGGGTTATTGGGTACCTAAAAACTTTAAAATCCTAGTTGCCTGGCTGACCCTCTTGCTTCAATAATTTGAAAAGATCAAAGCCAGCAACTGACCTGAACAGGAATATGAGAAAAAAaagcccccaacacacacacacacacacacacacgggggggggggaaatgcaTCACTTACCAGTCTACATATTATATAGCCCCAAAAGATCAAAGCCAGCAGAACAGCCAGGTAACTGGTATTTTTAGGAAGGCAGCATCAGACAACATCTCATAGCTCCTATAAGTACCAGCCATATAAACATTCTATTATACAGACCTACAAACTAGtgcagctttgaaaaaaaaaaacataatacaaaatttaaaaaaaaaaagcacattatgAGACAAGCAGCAAACAAAGACATCCCTACCAGAGATCACAGCTCTGCAAAGACTAAGAGGTCAATGATCTTCTAGGAAGCTGctcaggtgatatatatatatatatatatatatatacccagtgagGGATGACTTCCCCACGTGGGATGTCTATAGCTCACACCTGATTCTGGTTTCCTATGCTAATGTTAAAGCTGCACAGTGGATTTGATTCGCGCTACACTGGAAATTTTTAGCTGCTCAACCATTCTACTGAAATACTTTATAATGAAGAGGAACTGATCACTAAACAGAATAAATGGCTCCCAATGGGGTAAGATAAACAATTAGCACTGCTGACCTGCTAAAGTTCTTATATATAACCTTCCCCTACACTCAGGAAATCTCTATGCTACTTATGAATTGCT encodes:
- the LOC141111428 gene encoding uncharacterized protein, whose protein sequence is MPDISIPLIITNSRMESSPVNVKESMSKKTLQRTMGRNIRAKYSSYIYRVIKQSGQEQSIHISKDLMSSVASEAARLSLYNKRRTITKREVESAMKNILAGEHPNSTVHAPASQ